tctcagtgtaatgtcacttcatatcgaaacctgtgatataaataaactgagtgggtcaggttaggaaacctggtgagtacatagggttttcaacccacaataatataattcttatgtttaaacaatcaaacaatcaacccaattacccatccccattatcttctttagtcttaaggatctaccctaagaatcagctattcctcgttcattcattcctaagaaatcggcacaaagtccatcgttgccacgggtTACACAAcatgcactaagtctgcatagtcgccaggggttaggcatcaagtctgcatgatcgtcAAGGTTTACACAGcaggcactaagtctacatagtcgccagggtttaggcatcaagtctgcatgatcgccaaggtttaggcaccaaatCTGCATGgtcgccaaggtttagagtacatcgggtgaacacatcgttcacaacacctataggttgcgagcctgctagtgttccactggactgtctagaatagtccgtggttgtcatccatactctgctgaatgacggggccatcgtttgggaaaaggcttctcacatcgtccacctctcaccctcaccttgtggtctataacacctctcaactcatcatccaactcatattccatctattacatctacccatgttttaccccaacattatcgtagatataaaatacatatacagtttaaatcatttaaaacatgtataaaatcgttcatccagcatagacaacaagtattcagataatatgcacatatagcacgtaatttatataaaatacttcatatctatgtgtaagatgaaagtaactatgcactcacctgagaaggtggtgactcggtactcggacagggcttcgtttactttaaaataatttccttcgacgaaacctagtattattaccactagattttagtctaatatttaccgtgattagttattagtcttattattattattatataagcgtttaaacaatactttccaaccactatgtacagacaggggccagacataaaacaccggagagcaggaccattttggcatataacacttcagaaatccaacaaccctatgcagctctttaaaccagattccctgtaccgcgagtagttaaaaagatattataacgacacttatataataatagctcaaatatttattataagttcataataacaatactaattttaaatataagctatattaaaatagggtaagcataacttacttacaagggggttttagctaggagtcgggctctgcatgGGCAGAACTTCCtcgttgaatctttctaagaaagattcgtgcagcgcttcggcgctcaccttactatactaaaactacagaaagagaagtcgaatcacgatggaccgaaatgctcgggggataaggagagaaagactcttgaatcaagagaatggtgcaagaaatatgagagcccaaggctcttatttatactaattgaatttttaaaaactaccctccataattaattaatgaccttttagttatataaacaactaaacatccctctataatactattataaatggatttaatgatatttgtactaaactaatgtcgaaagaacttaacattagtcttataatgaccgcatcgtcgatacttttctaatgatatatacatatgtatatatatatatatatatgtgtgtgtgtgtgtgtgtgtgtacgtatatatgatttatattttattttaatacgtaaatatgctattataatttgtaactcattcatacgaactccgtttttgtcgttctttatatccacgcgtaggtggagacgtactctacaactttcgtttagactctgtcggctaattttgaatttattattaaagttatatttttaacaggccgggacaggattggtctgttaaaatctcataacttcttcatcagatgtccattttcgtctgtctttttatcgttacgctactaataacgagatcttcgattctcgtttaggttgtgtcggctaaaaaccgctcgatctaatactcgaacttcgggctgtacaccgctaagccaaaacttcgaaaaatcataacttcctcatatgaagtcagatttgggcgttctttttatggacgttctcaggttaacatattatacgactttcatttagattactaaggctaaaagtctctctatcataaattcactatttacgtcttcgtggtgtcgtgccggttccgtcgctaaacttcgacgggtcataacttcttcgttataactcggatttcagcgctctttatatgtacggaacccatGAGACATATTCTCAAACTTGGTTAggcttatttattctaaataatcttttgtcaaaacgTCGTTTTTGACCCTCGTTATTTCTAAATTCACTAGcctagatctacgggcgttacaccaaatgaggtccaaacccacaaccaacacccatgcatgacccaatgaggtccaaacccacaaccaacactatgtacatgaccaaatgaggtccaaacccataaccaacacccatgcatgacctaatgaggtccaaacccacaaccaacactatggaaatgacaaaatgaggtccaaacccacaaacaaaacccatgcatgacccaatgaggtccaaacctacaaccaacactatggacatgaccaaatgaagtccaaacccacaaccaacaccgatgcatgaccaaatgaggtccaaacccacaaacaacacccatgcatgaacaaatgaggtccaaacccacaaccaacacccatgcatgacccaatgaggtccaaacccacaaccaacactatggaaatgaccaaatgaggtccaaacccacaaccaacagccatgcatgacccaatgaggtccaaacccacaaccaacactatggacatgaccaaatgaggtccaaacccacaactaacacccatgcatgacccaatgaggtccaaacccacaaccaacactatggaaatgaccaaatgaggtccaaacccacaaacaaaacccatgcatgacccaatgaggtccaaacctacaaccaacactatggacatgaccaaatgaagtccaaacccacaaccaacaccgatgcatgaccaaatgaggtccaaacccacaaacaacacccatgcatgaacaaatgaggtccaaacccacaaccaacacccatgcatgacccaatgaggtccaaacccacaaccaacactatggaaatgaccaaatgaggtccaaacccacaaccaacacccatgcatgacccaatgaggtccaaacccacaaccaacactgtggacatgaccaaatgaggtccaaacccacaactaacacccatgcatgacccaatgaggtccaaacccacaaccaacactatggaaatgaccaaatgaggtccaaacccacaaacaaaacccatgcatgacccaatgaggtccaaacctacaaccaacactatggacatgaccaaatgaagtccaaacccacaaccaacaccgatgcatgaccaaatgaggtccaaacccacaaacaacacccatgcatgaacaaatgaggtccaaacccacaaccaacacccatgcatgacccaatgaggtccaaacccacaaccaacactatggaaatgaccaaattaggtccaaacccacaaccaacacccatgcatgacccaatgaggtccaaacccacaaccaacactatggacattaccaaatgaggtccaaacccacaactaacacccatgcatgacccaatgaggtccaaacccacaaccaacactatggaaatgaccaaataaggtccaaacccacaaccaacacccatgcgtgacccaatgaggtccaaacccacaaccagcactatggacatgaccaaatgaggtccaaacccacaaccaaaacccatgcatgacccaatgaggtccaaacccacaaccaacactatggacatgaccaaatgaggtccaaacccacaaccaacaccctaTAGTTATAGTAACCAGTCTCTTTATTTATGTACGAACACCTTTGTTTCGGTGTGGGGCCGCCCTTCCTCCTGCTAATCCGGTCATTTCCGAACCTGTCTTTCTCATCCTATTCAATGGAGGACTTTTCAATTCTTGCGATTCCTAGCCCCCTTAGTGATTCTCGTTAGAGAAGCACGAGTGGAACGACTTTAGTGTCAGTAGGTGCCTAAATGAAGCGATTAAGCGTCAAGCCCTTTTCTTTATTCCAACTACATCTTTTGTTTCAGATGGGAGGATTTTTTGATCCAGAAATGAAATACAATCAATATAGGGCTCTCTCCAGTCTTCATAATATAATGCTCTAAGGCACATTCTGTTGGATATGGGGGATAAGTAAAAAATCAATTTTCGTCGTTTGTGGATCACTCAAATAAATGCAGCAGTTCGTGAAAGGGGGGTagcatgaccaaatgaggtccaaacccacaaccaacacccattgatgaccaaatgaggtccaaacccacaaccaacactcatGCATGACccaataaggtccaaacccacaaccaacactatggacatgaccaaatgaggtctaaacccacaaccaacacccatgcatgacccaatgaggtccaaacccacaaccaacactatggaaatgaccaaatgaggtccaaacccacaaccaacacccatgcatgacccaatgaggtccaaacccacaaccaacactatggacatgaccaaatgaggtccaaacccacaaccaacacccatgcatgacccaatgaggtccaaacccaaaaccaacactatggaaatgaccaaatgaggtccaaacccacaaccaacacccatgcatgacccaatgaggtccaaacccacaaccaacactatggaaatgaccaaatgaggtccaaacccacaaccaacacccatgcatgaccaAATGTGGTCCAAACCCATaaccaacacccatgcatgacccaatgaggtccaaacccacaaccaacactatggacatgaccaaataaggtccaaacccacaaccaacacccatgcatgacccaacgaggtccaaacccacaaccaacactatggaaatGACTAAATGaggtctaaacccacaaccaacactatggacatgaccaaatgaggtccaaacacaCAACCAACATCCatgcatgaccaaatgaggtccaaacccacaatcaacacccatgcatgaccaAGTGAGGTCCAAActcacaaccaacactatggaaatgaccaaatgaggaccaaacccacaaccaacacccatgcatgaccaattgaggtccaaacccacaaccaatacCCATGCATGaccaatgaggtccaaacccacaaccaacactatggacatgacaaATGagttccaaacccacaaccaacacccatgcatgacctaatgaggtccatgTGTTGCATATTTCTCCCtgtttttgataatttttttattaagatggcaatgtactttgaaaattAGTTGTAACCTGTGTTTATGATAACACAGGGGTATAACAgtcatttatatattatatgttttatatgttaATTATGATTGTTTTAGCAAGGGTATAACAGTCATTTACGTATTATATGTCcagatttgatgatgtttttaaTGTGATTGTCTTATGGGCAAAATGGTAATTACTTATCATTCtatattttacatgttaattATGTCCATGTGTTGCATATTTGTCCCtgtttttgataaattttttattaagatggcaatgtactttgaaacttAGTTGTAACATGTGTTTATGATAACACAGGGGTATAACAgtcatttatatattatatgttttatatgttaATTATGATTGTGTTAGAAAGGGTATAACAGTCATTTATGTATTATATGTCcagatttgatgatgtttttaaTGTGATTGTCTTATGGGCAAAATGGTAATTACTTATCATTCtatattttacatgttaattATGTCCATGTGTTGCATATTTGTCCCtgtttttgataaattttttattaagatggcaatgtactttgaaacttAGTTGTAACCTGTGTTTATGATAACACAGGGGTATAACAGccatttatatattatatgttttatatgttaATTATGATTGTGTTAGCAAGGGTATAATAGTCCTTTATGTATTATATGTCcagatttgatgatgtttttaaTGTGTTTGTATTAGATAGGTTTTACTGGATTCCTTTCTGTGTtggttaatgtttttatttttttggtaaagcaattattTGCAAACAACCAGATACCCCACTTGGTAAGTGTCAATGTAGTTATTGGTATTTTTTGGAGTGTCATGGGTTCGAAACCAATtactaacattttttttttgtttttaatgtcTCGATATGTCCCTGATCATTCACTTTTTTATCAATTCTCCACTTGCCCCTGATCATCCAGACTCATTGCGTTAATATACGGAATTAGACAATATGAATTCCTATCGATTAATTCGTTGATAACTACAAAGGCACTGCAACTATGTTTTTTCTTCAACCAGAAATTGATGCGTCAAAATCAAATTCATACAGGTacaaatacaatatttaattaatacaGGAAATTACAAGTATTTTTCTTTCAAGATATTGGATTTATTAGTAATGTGATCTATTTTGTTTATGCACACCAACTGTTTGTTAAAATGGGTCAATAAACAGGAAACGTATATTGCTTGTTGACGCTGTTGTAAGCTGAATATGGATAAGTCTTGGATGGGAGCATACAAAACATCAGAAACCTATGTAAAAGGTGTTGCAGAATTTATCAAATATGCAGTGCGCAATTACAAGATTTCTAAACATATGGATCCTGCAGATACCAAAAAAAAGATAAGAATTCCCTGTCCATGTGTTAAGTGTGTAAACCACATATGTCATTCGGTGGATGTGGTAGATGATCATCTATTCAGGAATGGAATTGATCAAACATACACAAATTGGAATAAGCATGGAGAAACAGAAGAACCACCAAGAAGTTATGTATATGAACATAATTTTGACATGGATACGTCAAACGTTGTAGATTCCACGAACATGAACACAGAAACGCCAACAGATGCTGCAGAAACTATAGAGATGGTTGAAGCTGTAGAAGAAAATTTTATTGGGAACCCTGATAAGTTTAGAGAAATGATAGAGGATGCCGAAAAGCCCCTATACACAGGGCGTCTTAATTTCACAAAGTTATCTGCAATCATTCAACTACTCAACTTGAAGAGTAAGTATGGAGTATCAGATAAGTGCTTTACAGAATTATtagttttgataaaaaaaacatgTTACCAGAAGGAAACGAAATGTACAGTGGTACGTATGAGGCAAAAAAAGCATTTAAGGCAATGGGTTCAGGGTATACTAAGATACATGCTTGTGTCAACAATTGTATACTTTACAGAAAAGAATACACAGATTTGGTAGCATGTCCTACTTGTGGTAAATCAAGATGGAAGGTTgatgaacaaaaaaataaaatttacaacaaTATTCCTGCAAAATGTTTGTGGTACTTTCCAATTATTCCGTGCTTCAAGCGTCTTTTCCAGTCTAAGACAACTGCAAAAGATTTAACATGGCACACAACAGAAAGAATGGTGGATGTTGGAGTTTTAAGTCACCCAGCTGATTCACCAGCATGGGCTGCCATTGATGACAAATATCCTGATTTTGCTAGCGAACCAAGGAATTTGCGACTAGGCATTTCGGCGGACGGGGTTGATGTGAACAGAGGAAATAGGAGTCATAGTGTTTGGCCTATTTTAACTGTCATTTACAACCTTCCACCATGGTTGTGTATGAAGAGAAAGTTCATCATGCTTTCGTTATTGATTTCGGGAACACCAGGAAACGATATTGATGTGTTCCTAGCACCTTTTATTGAAGATCTgcaattattatttgattttggagtTGAAACATACGATGCATATGCACAAGAGCATTTTAAACTACGCGCAGTTGTGTTATGGACTATTAATGATTATCCTGCTTTAGGTACATTAAGTGGTTGCCCGTACAGCGGTTTTCAAGGTTGTGTTGTGTATGGTGAAGAGACACACTACATTAGACTCCCTGAATCGAATAAGCAGAGTTATGCTGGTCATAGAAGATTTCTACCGTATGATCACCCGTTCAGAAGACAAAAGAAGGCATTCAATGGACAACAAGAGTTCTCACCCTCTCCAGAACCTATGAATGGGGAGGAAATATATAATAGggttaaatttataattaataaatgggGAAAGGTTAATAAGGGCAAGGAGGCAAAAATCCAACAAGCAACAAGTGGAAGAGGTGGGaatatgaataaaaaaaaaagaaaatcacACCAATTGGGTACTTCAGATATGGGCCAGCAAAATAATACATATTGGAAGAAATTCAATATATGGTATAGACAACTAAGATATTAGCCCGACAATTTGGTTCCACATTGTATAGATTTTATGCATGTGGAAAAGAACGTGGGTGAGAGTTTAACAGGAACTGTTTTGAACGTTCCCGGGAAGACGAAAGATGGTTATAAAGCTCGATTGGATTTGGTTGATTATGGTTTGAAACCAGAGCTGCATCCTTAGATAAAAGGGAACTACACAACACTTCCCGCAGCCGGTTGTACATTGACAAAAGAGGAAAAAGACAAATTCTGTGAGACTTAATACAACTTAAGGGTTCCTCAAGGGTATTGTTCTAATTTTTCTAGTTTGGTGAGTCTAAAGGATAGGAAGTTGATCGGACTAAAATCACATGACTATCACATGCTCATGCAACAATTTTCCCATAGCAATTCGATCTATTATGCATCCACCCACCAGAGTTGCTATTACAAGGTTTTGTTTCTTTTTCAAATCAATATGTAGCAAAGAAATCATAGTGGATGAGCTCGATAAGTTGCAAGAGGAGTTATGTGTAACCTTATGTCTTCTTGAGAAACACTTTCCACCATCATTTTTTGATGTGATGATTCATTTAACCGTTCATCTCACTAGGGAAGTAAAATTACGCGGTCCAATATTCTTTAGATGGATGTACCTATTCGAAAGGTATATGAAGGTTATTAAGGGGCACGTGCGAAACAAAAATAGACCAGAAGGATGCATTGCTGAAGAGAATGTTGTAGAAGAGACAATTGAGTTTTTTAGTCAATTCGTTAAAAGGATGGATATTGTTGGTATTCCACCTGACAATCATAACAATTGTGGAATTCATAAAGGTGTACATAGTAGTTCTATTACGGACGGTACTCCTGTATCAGCTGCTAAATCGGTAGAAGTTTCTGCAAAACTATTCAGCAAAGCACATTTCTTTGTATTGCAAAATACATCTGAAGTACTCCCATATATCAAGTAAGGTTTTTTAcatgtatgtttttttttataataatattaacaTTAACGTATTAACAGGCGACACATGGAATTTTTGGAACATCTACACCCTACTAAACGATAGGCACATCTAGAACAAGAGCATACTAAAACATTTGGTCATTGGTTACGAAAGGAGGTATATTCTTTTCAAATATGTTGTGTTCTTTGttatttttttcttgatttcttaAATTCATAATCTAATTACAATTCAGGTAGAGAGAGAGTTAGGGGCCTGTAGAGATACTATAACAGAGACAATGAGATGGATTTCACATGGACCCAATAAGAACATTATTAAATACGATGTATATGCTATTAatggatatacttttcatacaaaAGCTCATGAAGGTAAAGTTTACCAAAACAGTGGGGTTAGTGTTGTTGCAACTGACACACACATCAGTAAAGAAGTTGTAACATATGCCAAAAACACTTATTATGGTGTTTTACAAGAGATATGGGTActaaattatcattttaaaagaaTTCCAATTTTCTTGTGTGACTGGGTTGACAATAGAAAAGGGGTAAAAAGAGATAAATTGGGGTACACACTAGTTGAACTAAAAAGATTAGGCCATAAAGGTGATCCCTTCATATTGGCCTCACAAGCACAACAAATATTTTTTGTGACAGACCCACTCGATCAAAAAATGTCTATTGTGTTCAAGAAACCTCCCAAAAATTACAAAGATACATATGAAGATGTAGATGAAGAATTTAGTACTATTGTTCCTCATAATGATAACATATTGTCACGTGTAGACACACTTGACTTGCAGAAGGAAAATGATTATTTTCGTAATGATTGTCACGGTATTCTTATACGTACGGTACGTGTTTCTTAATGTCATGAATTACATTTGTAGCGATAATATTTCTCCTTCTTTTAACACTTAATGatctttattttttgtttgtAGAAGAGAAAGGCCAAAACTTGAGCACATCGTTATGTGGagaataagaaaatgacaaaaaaatgACGTTGTACTTTACTTAATGTCTTTTTACCATATTATACCATCAAACTATTCTGGTGTAATATTCTTATAACTCaaagatatttttttttttgttttttactgTTATATTGTTACACATGTTATAACATAAACTGCatgtaatagcaatgtactttcgttaTGCAATGTTAAACAAGTTATGTTGTATTCACTTCATTTATTTAACATAATATTCTGTTAAAATAAGTTGTATTCTTTTCATTTTTAATGGTGTATTATCTGGTGCAATTAAAAGAATAGATGACAAAAAGGGCAATTTGGTACTTTCTTATAACTCTTATTCAagatgacattatttttcttttatgaCTATATTTACATATAGACACATATAATAGTTGTAAATGTAACTAAATGCTACCTACACACACAATATTTGTTTATTCTTAAAACCAATTCATAATAATTTGGcacacataataaaaggtacatgACCATAAGTAACATATTTAATGAACGACCCTTAATTATAACGATAACACATTatttttcttatataactatatttacatATAGACACATATAATAGATGTAAATGTAACTAAATGCTACCTACAcacacaatatttttttattcttaaagCCAATTCATAATAATTTGGcacacataataaaaggtacatgACCATAAGTAACATATTTAATGAACAACCCCTAATTATAACGATAACACATTatttttcttatataactatatttacatATAGACACATATAATAGTTGTAAACGTAACTAAATGCTACCTACACACACATTATTTGTTTATTCTTAAAGCCAATTCATAATATTTTGAcacacataataaaaggtacatgACCATAAGTAACCAATAGTAACTTCTTTTAAATTTTTGCGTAAACTAAATACAACTAGTATAGAACCGCCCTATGGACACACAAATAATTAGTGTGACCAATATTTGTCACCTTTTAGCTACTTTGTCTGTTATGTGGCTAAAAAGGCAACATGTTATAGACACACAGAGAACTAACTCATGTGATGATAATTTTATCTATTGTCTCTCAATAAAAAAGGTGTGACAATCTTAATCGATATATGTGGCTGATTGTAACCTATGGCCTCAGTGTTTGAGTGTGACTAATATTTGTCACATTTGGTATAATTAAGTGTTGTAAAAGTTTGATTGTCTATATAATGGCCACACAATCTAATTTAAATGTATTCAAAAACAGTCTCTAAATTTTTTTAGTGACTTTTGCCCACAATTTTAAGAAAAAATGTCACAAGCCGTTTTTCGGAAAGTGTGACCGTAGGTCATTTTTGTACTAGTgtgtcttatgttgattgtttaactattgtttcactttgcatgttttgacttcctgaataattgagttatttaagaataatcgaattattcgaacggtccacagtcgttcatatgttggaagtaggtatgaatgaagactgtcatgaataggtgtgtagattgtctaaaagatattagacatagcaaaggtttgctacaacattcatgagtgcttataaacaagttttgagcattggaataaccCCACGcgtgctggaatcacttcatggaatttatcacgagtgagcgcaagacgataatatcatatggttttaaaaccgagatatatggtttatttttggctgattggttgtgcattgataatgcaaaagcacatcagtaacttgatgtcataaaacacattgtagtgtatgatttgattagtgaatagtaaatgcatataagtcgaagtttatcatttccttttatcctaagagagtaaaagcgatatcaggacccctcgatgattttatttgacttatgtgtcgggcccgatcatGACTAAATTCATGTGtacaattaagttctatgtcatatgaatctgagatcgagaaacaaactgttggacaataagtatgactatgttccatgtaattgtctacacgatatctagaacagaggactatacgatcccttatctaaaggacaggttactgataagatcagagtttgacaacgtctttgaaaGCTATGATTATTAATCGGAATATGCTTagattatagttactagacttatccaagtgggagcctgttggattagtgtctaagcccgtaactatatttgataagtacttgacccggttgtgcatggtcattttaggttgccttcaccatagcaacttgacagggtaatttatagagagagagagagagagagagagagaagatattatggtttattaatatattataagaataatatattaaaagagaaataatattatttgattaatgttagtcatagattaattaggaattaatttggtgactaaaagagattaattaaataaagggagttaaactgtcaattgtttgatagttgtattttgggctgggaaacctaatggactaaggggtgaacgaaattatgatgggagtccgtcatattttcgtccatggccttattccagaaggttccatgggttgcttaatgtTTAAGTTATCCATTAGGGTCTTGACAGAAACACTAGCTACTCACAGTATAAATAAATCCCCTAGGTTACAAAAAATTGGCCACTACATCTCCTAGAACCCACTAcatcaaagacatcaacaatagtagtgcaacggtgaaaagtctgacgaaaacggacattagatgaaggagttatggatttttaactgACTTTTCtagtcccggcccgttaaaaataattaattaaaaataaattcaaaattagccaacagaatctaaacgagagttgtagagcatattttcagctacgtgtgcatataaagagcgtcgtaaacggagctcgtacgcgaaagttacggattttacgaGTTCAGGTTCCAAAACCCCATGCTGTCAGGTGACTCACGAGGTGAACAaaaaaactcacgaggtgagctgCCAGACTGACCCTTCCAAAGCAAGTTAACGagtgacgcatgccatgacgattcggGACCAATATCACGACGTGAGTTATGAAAAACTCACGAGGTGACAGTCAAAATTGTGACTATATAAAGAAATCTAAGCCtttcgagtttggttgctcaaccCTATCCTCTCTCCTACTTCTACACGCTATTAAACCCTTTTAAACCAcctcgaagccccggtaacaCCTCTCACACACGATGCGAGTCCCAACGCTCTGAATCTCCCGAGAAACTAACTTCTTTCCAGTCGA
The genomic region above belongs to Lactuca sativa cultivar Salinas chromosome 4, Lsat_Salinas_v11, whole genome shotgun sequence and contains:
- the LOC111884990 gene encoding uncharacterized protein LOC111884990, translating into MDKSWMGAYKTSETYVKGVAEFIKYAVRNYKISKHMDPADTKKKIRIPCPCVKCVNHICHSVDVVDDHLFRNGIDQTYTNWNKHGETEEPPRSYVYEHNFDMDTSNVVDSTNMNTETPTDAAETIEMVEAVEENFIGNPDKFREMIEDAEKPLYTGRLNFTKLSAIIQLLNLKKGNEMYSGTYEAKKAFKAMGSGYTKIHACVNNCILYRKEYTDLVACPTCGKSRWKVDEQKNKIYNNIPAKCLWYFPIIPCFKRLFQSKTTAKDLTWHTTERMVDVGVLSHPADSPAWAAIDDKYPDFASEPRNLRLGISADGVDVNRGNRSHSVWPILTVIYNLPPWLCMKRKFIMLSLLISGTPGNDIDVFLAPFIEDLQLLFDFGVETYDAYAQEHFKLRAVVLWTINDYPALGTLSGCPYSGFQGCVVYGEETHYIRLPESNKQSYAGHRRFLPYDHPFRRQKKAFNGQQEFSPSPEPMNGEEIYNRVKFIINKWGKVNKGKEAKIQQATSGRGGNMNKKKRKSHQLGTSDMGQQNNTYWKKFNICKEIIVDELDKLQEELCVTLCLLEKHFPPSFFDVMIHLTVHLTREVKLRGPIFFRWMYLFERYMKVIKGHVRNKNRPEGCIAEENVVEETIEFFSQFVKRMDIVGIPPDNHNNCGIHKGVHSSSITDGTPVSAAKSVEVSAKLFSKAHFFVLQNTSEVLPYIKRHMEFLEHLHPTKR